From Microbacterium sp. CGR2:
GTTGAAGAACGACTCCAGGATCGTCAGCTGCGTGGTTCCGGACTGCAGCACCGCCACATAGTTGTCCAGGGTGAACTCCGGGTTGGTGAAGGCTTCCCACCACCCGGAGCTGTCGATGTCGTCACGCGGCCGGAACGAGGAGATGAACAGACCCAGGGTCGGGATCGTCCACAGCACCGCGATCAGGATCGACGCTGCCGTGGCCCACGGGCGACTGAGACGCTTGCGCACGCGACCCGCAGAGGCGTCGAGGCGTCCCCCCGTGGTGATGGCCCTTGTGCTCGCGGCATCCGCCGTGGGCTCGGCCGTGCCGGAATTCGTCGAGGTGGTCATCGGATCTCCCGCTGCTTCTTGAGCTGGCGTGCGTTGTAGATGACGATCGGCAGCACCAGGATGAACAGGATGACGGAGAGCGCGGCACTGCGTCCCGCCTCGAACTTGGAGAACTGGGTGTACATCTCGTTGGCGAGCACCGAGGTTCCGTAGTTTCCACCGGTCATCGTGCGAACGATGTCGAAGACCTTCAGCGAGGCGATCGAGATCGTCGTCAAAACGACGATGAGGGCCGGCCGGATCGACGGGATCGTCACAGACCAGAACCGCTGCCACGCGTTGGCGCCGTCGAGTTCGGCCGCCTCCAGCAGTTCCGCCGGAACGCCCTTGATCGATGCCGAGAGCACGACCATCGCGAAACCGGTCTGCACCCAGATCAGCACCACGATCAGCGCCAGGTTGTTCCACGGCTCGTTGAGGAGGAACTGCTGGGGTTCGCCGCCGAACCAGACCAGGATCTGGTTGAGCAGACCGATCTGCTCGAACTCGGGACCGCGGTACGTGTACACGAACCGCCAGATGATGCTGGCTCCCACGAACGAGATGGCCATCGGCATGAACACGAGCACCTTGTAGATCTTCTCGCCGCGCGTGCGGTCGATGAAGACGGCGTAGGCGAGACCGATCAGCGTGGAGAGAGTCGGCACCAGCAGCACCCACACGATGGTGTTCACCACCGAGGTGACACCGTCTTCCTGCGTGAAGATCCAGATGTAGTTGGCGAAGCCGACGAAGTTCTGTCCGGTGGAGTTCCAGAACGAGGAGTACACCGTCTGCAGCGACGGAAGGATGAGTCCGACCAGCAGCAGCAGCAGCGCTGGCGCCATGAACGCGACGAGTTGGATCAGGTAGCCCGCGCCGTCGCGGGACCGGTAGTCCAGGAAGAAGAACAGCGCGCCGACCGCGACCGCCACTCCCATGGCCCAGTAGTAGGAGTTGAAGAACCACATCACCGCGAGCGGGATGAGAAGACACATCGCCAGCCGGATGCCGGTGTACAGCGCGCCCTTGCGCGGTGCGATGTCCACGAGAAGCAGGATGGCGACGACGACCACCGCGAAGGCGATGACCACCACCAGGGCCTGCAGGATCGGCGGGAGCGTGCCGATCCATTGGAAGAATACTGTCGCGTTCACGGATGCCCCTTCGTCACGCGTGCGGGATCTGCGGTCCGCACGAACGCGTGGGGACCGTGAGCGAGAAGGGCCGCCCCGCAGGGCGGCCCTCCTGCTCGATCAGCTGGCGGGCCAGCCGGTCTCGATCTGCGTGAGGACCTCATCGGTCGACGTGCCGTTGATCCAGGCGACGATGCCCTTCCAGAACGTGCCAGAGCCGACGGCGCCGGGCATCTGGTCGGAACCGTCGAAGCGGAAGGTGACCTCTTCGTCCTGGAGCAGCTTGATGGACTCCTGGAGGATCGGGTTCTCGACGGCTTCGATGTCGATGCCCTTGTTCGCCGAGGTCACACCACCGAGCGCGAGTCGGCTGTCTGCCCACTCCGGGCTGGAGAGGTACTCCAGCACCTTCTGGGTCGACTCGTCTTCGCTGAACGCGCCGACGATCTCGCCGCCACCGGTGATCATCGTCTCGTCTGCGCTCTCACCCGGGGTCATGAAGGCCCACACGTCGCCGTCTTCGGCGACGTTGGTGCCCTCGGGGAAGAAGCCGGAGAGGAACGATGCCTGGTGCGTCAGCGCGCATTCGCCCGCGGCCACCTTGGGAGCGACGTCACCGAACGCGGTGGAGTTGATCGAGCGCACGTCACCGAGACCGGCGTTGACGTACTCCGGGTTCAGGAGGATGGTGCCGACCTGCTCGAAGGCTTCCTTGATCTGCGGGTCGGTGAAGGGGATCTCGTTCTCGACCCACTGGTCGTAGACCTCGGTGCCGGAGTTGCGCAGCACGATGTCTTCGACCCAGTCAGTGCCGGGCCAGCCGGTGGCGACACCGGACTCGAAGCCCGCGCACCACGGTGCGGCACCGCTCTTCTCCTTGATGGTGTCGGTGAGGGCGATCATCTCGTCCCACGTCTTGGGAACTTCGACGCCCCACTCCTGGAACTTCGTCGGGGAGTACCAGATCCAGCCCTTGACGCTCGCCATCAGCGGCGCGCCGTAGAACTCGTCCTCGTAGGTGCCGAACTCGACCCAACCTTCGGTCCAGTACTCGTTCGCGTTCTCCTCGACCGCATCCGGTGCCGGCTTCAGCAAGTCGCGGGACGCGTAGTCCGCGAACAGGCCGGGCTGCGGGAAGATCGCGATGTCGGGCGGGTTCCCGCCCTGTGCGCGGGTGCCGAGCTGCGTCTCGAAGTCCTGGCTCCCCTCGTACTTGATCTCGATGCCGTTCTCTTCTTCCCAGTCCGCCCAGGACTCCTGAAGGAGTTCGGCCTCGGCGTCGACGATGGTGCCGTAGATCGTGACGCTCTTGTCGTCGTCACCCCCGCCACCTCCACCCTCGGGTGCACCGCCGGGTGCCCCGCATCCGGCGAGCGCGACGCCCGCGACCCCCAGCAGGGCGAGCGGCATGAGCCGCCGGGAACGCTGTGACAGAGTCATGTGAATTCTCCTCTTCGAGTACAAGGCCCCCTCGCCCGACGCCACCCCTGGTGTCGGTGAGGAACCGATTCCAGGCCAACCTACTTGGCTTCCGCTCCCCGACACAACAGTGCAGGGTCACAAGCTCGCAACCTTTCGCCCTCGGGAAAGGTTCGCCGTGGGAGCGCTCCCTCGGTGAGCGTATGGAACCGGTTCCCTTTCGCGTCTCGAACGGATACGCTGACACCCGTCACGCGTGGCGACGTCGCCCGAGCGCCGCGCGACCAGGTCGAGGAGGACCGATGAGCACGATCGCCGATGTCGCGGCACGTGCCGGCGTGTCGAAGGCGACGGCGAGCCGTGCGCTCAGCGGACGAGGCTACGTCTCCGAGACGACCCGTCGCCAGGTGGCGGATGCCGCCCGCGATCTCGCCTACGTCGCGCACTCCTCTGCGACCAGCCTCGCCACCGGCAGAACACAGACCGTCGGCGTGGTCATGCCCCCGGTCGACCGCTGGTTCCACGCCGAGCTGCTCGCCGGCATCCAGGAGTCGCTGCTGGCGCTCGAATACGACCTCTCGCTCTACGGCGTGCCGGAGAGCTCCCCCGCCAGGGAACGGCTCTTCGAGCGCATCCTCCCCCGCCGGCGGTTCGACGGGATCATCGCCGTGGGCATCATGCCGAGCACGGTCGAACTCGAACGCCTGCAGCGGTCGGGGCCGCTGGTGTGCGTCGGCCCTCACGCCGAGGAGTCCGACGCCGTCGGGATCGACGACTCCGCGGCCGCCCGCATCGCCACGGAACACCTGATCGAACTCGGGCACACCGCCATCGCGTTCCTCGGCGGGTCGACGGATGCTGCCACGCTGAGCGTCGGCGACGCCCGCCGCCTCGCCGGTTACGGCGAGGCGCTCCAGGCGGCGGGTCTCGGCGCCCACGCGCGCGTCGCCGGTGCTCTGCCGACGATGCCGGGCGGGTACGCCGGGGCGGCCGGGCTGCTCGGCGATCGGAGGAACCGACCCACGGCCATCGTCGCGGTGTGCGATGAGGCGGCGATCGGTGCGGTGATCGCCGCGCGGAGCCTCGGCATCGCCGTGCCGACCGAGCTGAGCGTGGTGGGTATCGACGACCACGAACATGCCGAGATGTTCTCGCTGACCACGATCGGGCAGTCGCCCCGGGAGCAAGGGCATGAAGCGGTCCGCCTGCTCACCCGCCGGATGGCCCATCCGGATGCACCGCTGGAGCCCGCCGCCGCAGCATCCGCCCTGGTGATGCGCAGTTCGACCGCCGCTCCGCGTTGACCCGGGCTCGGCGACCCGCGCCCGAACGCACGAAGGCCCCGGGACGAACCCGGGGCCTTCGGTGAAGCGGTGAGACGCTGATTACTTGAGGGTAACCGTGGCGCCTGCTGCCTCGAGGGCTTCCTTCGCCTTCTCGGCGGCTTCCTTGGTCGCGCCTTCGAGCACGGCCTTGGGGGCACCGTCGACGACGGCCTTGGCCTCGCCGAGACCCAGCGAGGTGAGCTCGCGGACGGTCTTGATGACCTGGATCTTCTTGTCGCCAGCAGCCTCGAGGATGACGTCGAAGGAATCCTTCTCCTCGACCTCTTCGACAGCTCCGCCGCCTGCGCCGGCAACGGCGACGGGGGCAGCAGCGGTGACCTCGAACTTCTCCTCGAACGCCTTCACGAAGTCGTTGAGCTCGACAAGGGTCAGGCCAGCGAACTGCTCGAGCAGCTCCTCAGTGGTGAGCTTCGCCATGATGTATCTCCTAATAGATGGGGTTTGTGAGAAAAGATCGCCGGCCGCTCACGCGGCTTCGGCGGTCTCCAGCTTTTCGCGAAGCGCGTCGATGGTGGCCGCAGCCTTGCCCATCGTCTGCTTCATCATTCCCGCAGCCTTCGCCAGCAGAACCTCACGGCTCTCGAGCGCGGCGTACTTGTTGACCTCGTCGGCGGAGAGGGCGTTGCCCTCGAAGACGCCGGACTTGATCACGAGAAGCGGGTTGGCCTTGGCGAAGTCACGCAGAGCCTTGGCGGTGGCGACGAAGTCACCGTGCACGAAAGCGACGGCCGACGGACCCTTGAGGTCGTCATCCAGCGCAGTGATCCCCGCTTTGTTCGCGGCGATCTTGGTCAGCGTGTTCTTCACCACGGCGTACTCGGCGTCCTGACGGATGCTGTTACGCAGCTCCTTGAGCTGGGCAACCGTCAGACCGCGGTACTCGGTCAGCAGGACGGCGTTCGAGTTCTCGAATGACTTCGTGAGCTCGGCGACCGATGCATCCTTCTGCGTCATGGTCACTCCTTGGTGTGTACGAGGCGCCGCACGGTGGTGGGGCGCCGACCTGGACCACCTGCAGAAAGAAAAAAGCTCCGGCGCAAGCGCACGGAGCTTTGAGAAGTTCGTGACACCTGCGCGGGACCCTGCTTCTGCAGAGCTTCGATCGCCTGACGTTTGCACGCACGACGATGACCAGCGGTCTTCGGTTGGTACAACTCTACCTCACCGCATCCGCCCTCCCAAATCACCGCCGTGCTCCGGTCGCGCTTCTGCAGCCACCCGGCGCTGAGAGAGGTGCAGAAGTGCGACGGAAGCGATGTCGGCGACCGTCAGTGACGGTCCGCTGCGCGACCGGTGTGACCGGCCAGCGCGTCTGCGGCGCGGATGAGCGTGAGATGCGAGAGAGCCTGCGGAGTGTTCCCGGCCTGACGATCATGGGGCACGTCGTACTCCTCGGCCAGCAGCCCCAGATCGTTCACCATCGCGAGGAGTCGGCGCATCAGATCCTCGGCGTCGGCGATGCGCCCGCTCGCCGCATACTGCTCCACGAGCCAGAAGCTGCACGCGACGAACGGATGCTCATCGCCGGGGAGTCCGTCGACCCCGCTCTCCGTGCGGTAGCGGAGGACGAAACCGTCGCGCAGGAGCGTGCTCTCGATCCGCGCGACCGTGGCCAGCATCCGCGGATCATCGGCGGCGCAGTAGCCGACCTGAGGCAGCACGAGCAGGGAGGCATCCACCTCTGCGGAACCGTAGTGCTGGACGAAGTATCCGCCGTCCGGGTCGACCCCTGCGTCGTCGATCTCCCGCCGAAGCGCATCGCGTGCGGCTTCCCATCGCTCCGCATCGCCCGCAAGCCCGTGCTCCCGGACAGCACGCACACCGCGATCCAGTGCGGCCCACATCATCACGCGGGAGTGTGTGAACCGCTGCGGTTCGCCGCGGATCTCCCAGATGCCGTTGTCCGGTCGGTCGAGCCCCGCGGTCACGCGCTCCACCAGGGCGCGCTGGAGAGGCCAGGAGAACGGGCCCTCCTCCAGGCCTGCGAGCCGTGCCGCCTCCAGTGCCACGAGGACCTCGCCGATGACATCGCCCTGGTACTGGTCGACGGCGCCGTTGCCGATCCGCACCGGCGCGGCACCCTCGTAGCCGGGGAGGCTGGTGAGCACCCGCTCTGCCAGGTCGCGCTCCCCCGCGATGCCGTACATGATCTGCACCTCGCTCGGCTCGCCGGCGATCGCTCGGAGCAGCCACTGGCGCCACTCGTGGGCCTCGGCGAGAAAACCGTGGGAGATGAGCACTTCGAGGGTGAGCGCGGCGTCGCGCAGCCAGACGTAGCGGTAGTCCCAATTGCGGGAACCACCGAACTCCTCGGGCAGCGAGGTGGTCGCTGCGGCGACGATGCCCCCCGTGTCACGGTTGGTCAATGCGCGGAGCACGAGCAGCGACCGGACGACCTCATCGCGATGCGGACCGTCGTGGACGATGCCGCTCGCCCATTCCCGCCACCACGTCTGCGTCGCCGTGAACGCGGCCTCCACGTCGAGCGGCGCCGGCGGTTGCTCGTGCGAGGGGAACCAGCTCAGCACGAGGTCGCAGTGCTCGCCGGCTTCGATCACGACGCTGCCGTGATGCGCGTGATTCTGGGCGGTGAGGCGCGTACCGCGGACGATCACGGCCTCCGGACCGGCCGCCGCGTGCAGAGCCGGCGCCGAGTGCGTGCCCACCTGCCGCACCCAGGGCAGCGAGCGCGAGTAGTCGAAATGCAGGCGCAACTCGGTGACGAACTCCACACGACCCGAGATTCCCACGATCCTTCGCACGACGTCGGTGCGGTCCGGCTCCAACGGCATGAACTCGTGGACTTCCGCGACGCCATCCGCGCTGTTCCAGCGCGTGACGAGGACGAACGTGTCAGAGAGATAGTGCCGTTCCGCCGTCGCGTCGGCGTCGCGCGGCCGGAGACTCCACCGTCCGTTGCTCGGCTCGCCGAGAAGCGCACCGAACAACGAGGGCGAGTCGAACCGGGGCAGGCAGAGCCAATCCATACTCCCTTCGCGAGAGACGAGAGCGCCGGTGCGGCAGTCGCTGAGAAGGGCGTAGTCCTCGATCGGTGCAGGCATTTGCTGATTGTGGCATGCGCGTTCGAGAGGACACATGCGCGGGCGACAGGTCAGCGATTACGGTGGTGCCATGACGGATGCGACCACGCTCGTGATCTTCGGTGCCGGCGGAGACCTGACATCCCGGCTCCTGCTTCCCGCTCTGGGCCAGCTGCTGACCCGTGAGCCCTCCCGCACGGTGCGCGTCGTGGGAGCCGATCGGGAGGAGCTGACCGATGCCGACTTCCAGACCGTCGTGCGGAGCGCCTTCGCGACCGTCGACGCCCAGAAAGCAGCATCCCGTGTGGAGGTCGAGTACCGCCGCACGGACATCACCAGCGCCGAGGACCTGACAGCTCTGTTCGGCGGATTCACAGGCCAGGTCGCGCTGTACTTCGCCGTGCCGCCGTCTGTGGCCGAGAAGTCCGTGCAGGTCATGACCGCCGAGATGCTCCCCGAGGGCGCGGTCCTGGTCATGGAGAAGCCGTTCGGCATCGACGAAGCGAGCGCCCGCACGTTGAACCGGACCCTCACGTCGCTGGTGCCCGAGAACCAGGTGTTCCGGGTCGACCACTTCCTCGGCAAGTCGACGACGCTGAACCTGCTGGGCGCGCGCTTCGCCAACCGACTGTTGGAACCGCTGTGGACGGCGGAGAGCATCGAGTCCGTGGACATCGTCTACGACGAGGCTCTCGCGCTCGAAGGCCGCGCTGGCTACTACGACGGGGCGGGCGCCTTGGTCGACATGATCCAGAGCCACCTGCTCCAGGTGCTGGCGGTGCTCGCGATGGACGAGCCCGCCACCCTCGACGAGATCGACTTCCGCGAGGCGACCAGCGCCGTCCTGCGGGCCACTTCGGTCTGGGGTGACGACCCGGTGTCCGCTTCACGCCGGGCGCGCTACACGGCCGGAAACGTGCAGGGCATCGACAAGCCCTCCTATGTCGACGAGCCGGGCGTCGATCCGGAACGCGGCACCGAGACTCTCGCGGAGGCGACCTTCGAGGTGCGCAACGCACGCTGGGCCGGGGTGCCTTTCCGACTCCGCTCCGGGAAGGCGCTCAGTGCGCCGGCGACCGAGATAGTCGTGCGCTTCCGTGCCGTGCGACACGTCCCCGCAGGCCTGACGGGCTCGGCAGACGGCGCCGTGCTGCGCTTCTCCCTCGGACCGGATCGGGTCTCCCTGGAACTCAACCTCAATGCCGCGGAAGACCCCTTCGAACTCGAACGGGCCACTCTCTCGGCAGAACTCGGCGAGGGCGCGTTGAAGGCCTACGCCGAAGTGCTCTCCGGCATCCTGGACGGCGATCCCCTGCTGGCCGTGCGTGGCGACGCCGCCGAGCAGTGCTGGCGGATCGTCGAACCGATCCTGAAGGCCTGGCGGCGTGGAGATGTGCCGCTCGAAGAGTATGCCGCCGGGTCTTTCGGGCCCGAGGGATGGTCGCCACGACACTGAAACCCGGTTCTCGGCGTCGGTCGATGCTGCGGCACGGCGTGTATGGACATCGACGTCGGCGGACGGGGTTAGGGTCGAGGAGTGAACCCCGAACTCGCCGCACGCATCGTCGCGGACTCGCGCGACCGGGTGGCATGGATGCGTGCGCGCTCTCGGGGGATCACCGCGACGGATGTCGCCGGGCTCACGAGCGAGAAGTCGATCGCGCGCGCGGCTGACGCCAAGCTCGGCGGGGGCCCGCGGTTCGGTGGCAACGCGTACACCGATCACGGTCGACGCCGTGAGCCGGAGATCGCCGCGTGGGTGGCCGCGACCCACGGCATCCTGCCGTCTTCCGCTCTCTTCCGCGCCGAGGTCGAGCACCGTCACCTCGCCACCCCCGACGGCGTCGCGGTCGACTCGGTCGGCCGGGTCAAGCTCGCCGAGATCAAGACGACGAACAAGCCGTGGAGCGGCATCCCCCGCACCTACCTCCGTCAGGTGTGGTGGCAGCAGCACGTGCTCGGAGCGGAACGCACCCTGTTCGTCTGGGAACAGCACGAAGACTTCTCGCCGATCCATGACGAACCCCGGTGCGTGTGGATCGACCGCGACGATCGCGAGATCGCGAAACTCGTCAGCCTCGCGACCGACCTCATCGACGAGCTGTACCGTCGCACCACCGGTCAGCAGCCGCCCACGCGTATCACCGACGCCGCGGCCAGCCGCCGCGAGCAGCTGCGCGAACGCGACACCTTCCGCGCTCTCGCGCTCGCCGACTGACGCACCCGTTCAGGCGGTACGGGTCCGGCCCCGCCTACCGCTGCAGAACACGCTCCGCTTCGGCGGCGATCTCGCGGGCGATCGAGTCGAGGAGATCCGAGGTCAGGTTCCACTGCTGCCAGTACAGCGGCACGCGCAGCGCCGCTCCTCCCAGCGGCACGAGGCCCGCGGGTTCCTGAAGCACGGGCAGCATTCCCCAGCCGAGGCCGAGTTGCACCGCAAGGGCGTAGTCGTGGGACGCCGGGACGTAGTGTCGCGGCACTTCTTGATGCGCGACCTTCCGAGAGCGCAGCCACTCATGCTGCAGGGTGTCGCGTCGATCGAAATCCACGAAGGGAGCACGGCTCAGCGCCTCTCGCGTCGCGCCGTCGGGAAACCAGCGTCGCGCGAACTCGGGAGCCGCCATCGCCCGGTATTCCAGAACGCCCAGCGGCGCCGCGGAGCAACCGGCGACCGGGTCCTTCTCGCTCGTGACCGCCGCCATCACGGTGCCGGATTCGAGCAGCCGCGCCGTGAAGTTCTGATCGTCCCGGTGGAGGTCGAAGTCGATCGCGCGGTCGGCGGAGAGCCGCGCGAGCGGCGCGAGAAACCACGTCGCCATCGAGTCGGCGTTCACCGCGAGCGGGATGCTGATGCGCGAGGCGCCCGCGCCGTCCTCCAGCCCGACGCCGGCGAGCGCGTCCTGCTCGAGCAACGCGATCTGTCGGGCCAGTCGGACCACCGCCTCACCCGCCGCGGTCAGCGTGACCGGCTTCGTGCGCACCACGAGGATGCGGCCG
This genomic window contains:
- the rplJ gene encoding 50S ribosomal protein L10, with amino-acid sequence MTQKDASVAELTKSFENSNAVLLTEYRGLTVAQLKELRNSIRQDAEYAVVKNTLTKIAANKAGITALDDDLKGPSAVAFVHGDFVATAKALRDFAKANPLLVIKSGVFEGNALSADEVNKYAALESREVLLAKAAGMMKQTMGKAAATIDALREKLETAEAA
- a CDS encoding ABC transporter substrate-binding protein yields the protein MTLSQRSRRLMPLALLGVAGVALAGCGAPGGAPEGGGGGGDDDKSVTIYGTIVDAEAELLQESWADWEEENGIEIKYEGSQDFETQLGTRAQGGNPPDIAIFPQPGLFADYASRDLLKPAPDAVEENANEYWTEGWVEFGTYEDEFYGAPLMASVKGWIWYSPTKFQEWGVEVPKTWDEMIALTDTIKEKSGAAPWCAGFESGVATGWPGTDWVEDIVLRNSGTEVYDQWVENEIPFTDPQIKEAFEQVGTILLNPEYVNAGLGDVRSINSTAFGDVAPKVAAGECALTHQASFLSGFFPEGTNVAEDGDVWAFMTPGESADETMITGGGEIVGAFSEDESTQKVLEYLSSPEWADSRLALGGVTSANKGIDIEAVENPILQESIKLLQDEEVTFRFDGSDQMPGAVGSGTFWKGIVAWINGTSTDEVLTQIETGWPAS
- a CDS encoding LacI family DNA-binding transcriptional regulator, coding for MSTIADVAARAGVSKATASRALSGRGYVSETTRRQVADAARDLAYVAHSSATSLATGRTQTVGVVMPPVDRWFHAELLAGIQESLLALEYDLSLYGVPESSPARERLFERILPRRRFDGIIAVGIMPSTVELERLQRSGPLVCVGPHAEESDAVGIDDSAAARIATEHLIELGHTAIAFLGGSTDAATLSVGDARRLAGYGEALQAAGLGAHARVAGALPTMPGGYAGAAGLLGDRRNRPTAIVAVCDEAAIGAVIAARSLGIAVPTELSVVGIDDHEHAEMFSLTTIGQSPREQGHEAVRLLTRRMAHPDAPLEPAAAASALVMRSSTAAPR
- a CDS encoding glucose-6-phosphate dehydrogenase; translation: MTDATTLVIFGAGGDLTSRLLLPALGQLLTREPSRTVRVVGADREELTDADFQTVVRSAFATVDAQKAASRVEVEYRRTDITSAEDLTALFGGFTGQVALYFAVPPSVAEKSVQVMTAEMLPEGAVLVMEKPFGIDEASARTLNRTLTSLVPENQVFRVDHFLGKSTTLNLLGARFANRLLEPLWTAESIESVDIVYDEALALEGRAGYYDGAGALVDMIQSHLLQVLAVLAMDEPATLDEIDFREATSAVLRATSVWGDDPVSASRRARYTAGNVQGIDKPSYVDEPGVDPERGTETLAEATFEVRNARWAGVPFRLRSGKALSAPATEIVVRFRAVRHVPAGLTGSADGAVLRFSLGPDRVSLELNLNAAEDPFELERATLSAELGEGALKAYAEVLSGILDGDPLLAVRGDAAEQCWRIVEPILKAWRRGDVPLEEYAAGSFGPEGWSPRH
- the rplL gene encoding 50S ribosomal protein L7/L12, whose translation is MAKLTTEELLEQFAGLTLVELNDFVKAFEEKFEVTAAAPVAVAGAGGGAVEEVEEKDSFDVILEAAGDKKIQVIKTVRELTSLGLGEAKAVVDGAPKAVLEGATKEAAEKAKEALEAAGATVTLK
- a CDS encoding glycoside hydrolase family 15 protein — its product is MPAPIEDYALLSDCRTGALVSREGSMDWLCLPRFDSPSLFGALLGEPSNGRWSLRPRDADATAERHYLSDTFVLVTRWNSADGVAEVHEFMPLEPDRTDVVRRIVGISGRVEFVTELRLHFDYSRSLPWVRQVGTHSAPALHAAAGPEAVIVRGTRLTAQNHAHHGSVVIEAGEHCDLVLSWFPSHEQPPAPLDVEAAFTATQTWWREWASGIVHDGPHRDEVVRSLLVLRALTNRDTGGIVAAATTSLPEEFGGSRNWDYRYVWLRDAALTLEVLISHGFLAEAHEWRQWLLRAIAGEPSEVQIMYGIAGERDLAERVLTSLPGYEGAAPVRIGNGAVDQYQGDVIGEVLVALEAARLAGLEEGPFSWPLQRALVERVTAGLDRPDNGIWEIRGEPQRFTHSRVMMWAALDRGVRAVREHGLAGDAERWEAARDALRREIDDAGVDPDGGYFVQHYGSAEVDASLLVLPQVGYCAADDPRMLATVARIESTLLRDGFVLRYRTESGVDGLPGDEHPFVACSFWLVEQYAASGRIADAEDLMRRLLAMVNDLGLLAEEYDVPHDRQAGNTPQALSHLTLIRAADALAGHTGRAADRH
- a CDS encoding LysR family transcriptional regulator ArgP: MRIDPELAATVAAVADEGTLDAASRRLQVTPSAVSQRLKSLEQQLGRILVVRTKPVTLTAAGEAVVRLARQIALLEQDALAGVGLEDGAGASRISIPLAVNADSMATWFLAPLARLSADRAIDFDLHRDDQNFTARLLESGTVMAAVTSEKDPVAGCSAAPLGVLEYRAMAAPEFARRWFPDGATREALSRAPFVDFDRRDTLQHEWLRSRKVAHQEVPRHYVPASHDYALAVQLGLGWGMLPVLQEPAGLVPLGGAALRVPLYWQQWNLTSDLLDSIAREIAAEAERVLQR
- a CDS encoding YqaJ viral recombinase family protein, with the translated sequence MNPELAARIVADSRDRVAWMRARSRGITATDVAGLTSEKSIARAADAKLGGGPRFGGNAYTDHGRRREPEIAAWVAATHGILPSSALFRAEVEHRHLATPDGVAVDSVGRVKLAEIKTTNKPWSGIPRTYLRQVWWQQHVLGAERTLFVWEQHEDFSPIHDEPRCVWIDRDDREIAKLVSLATDLIDELYRRTTGQQPPTRITDAAASRREQLRERDTFRALALAD
- a CDS encoding carbohydrate ABC transporter permease, with product MNATVFFQWIGTLPPILQALVVVIAFAVVVVAILLLVDIAPRKGALYTGIRLAMCLLIPLAVMWFFNSYYWAMGVAVAVGALFFFLDYRSRDGAGYLIQLVAFMAPALLLLLVGLILPSLQTVYSSFWNSTGQNFVGFANYIWIFTQEDGVTSVVNTIVWVLLVPTLSTLIGLAYAVFIDRTRGEKIYKVLVFMPMAISFVGASIIWRFVYTYRGPEFEQIGLLNQILVWFGGEPQQFLLNEPWNNLALIVVLIWVQTGFAMVVLSASIKGVPAELLEAAELDGANAWQRFWSVTIPSIRPALIVVLTTISIASLKVFDIVRTMTGGNYGTSVLANEMYTQFSKFEAGRSAALSVILFILVLPIVIYNARQLKKQREIR